Proteins encoded in a region of the Campylobacteraceae bacterium genome:
- a CDS encoding DUF2693 domain-containing protein, translated as MELSRFKTDEVIRDTNGKIFSCSFIKKDGSLRTMIARLGVQKNLKGGKSGASYKNSLVTVYDMLNKGYRMINLETIISLKTNGTNYQIV; from the coding sequence ATGGAACTATCAAGATTTAAAACAGATGAAGTAATAAGAGATACGAACGGTAAGATTTTTTCTTGTTCCTTTATTAAAAAAGATGGAAGCCTTAGAACTATGATAGCAAGGTTAGGTGTACAAAAGAATCTTAAAGGTGGAAAAAGTGGTGCAAGTTATAAAAACAGTTTAGTAACTGTATATGACATGTTAAACAAGGGGTATCGAATGATTAATCTTGAAACTATCATTTCATTAAAAACGAATGGTACTAACTATCAAATAGTATAA
- a CDS encoding helix-turn-helix domain-containing protein produces the protein MSYNESTNIQTKKYYRAKELAEYLSCGVSSIWRFNKQGKIKAYKMGGNITVFNIDEIEKDFIKEGTYE, from the coding sequence ATGTCTTACAATGAAAGTACTAATATTCAAACAAAGAAATATTATAGAGCTAAAGAACTAGCAGAATATTTAAGTTGTGGTGTTTCTTCAATATGGAGATTCAATAAGCAAGGAAAGATTAAAGCATATAAGATGGGTGGAAATATTACTGTTTTTAATATAGATGAAATAGAAAAAGACTTTATTAAGGAGGGTACTTATGAATAA
- a CDS encoding XRE family transcriptional regulator — protein sequence MEYETFNKTLKEYGLNLKQFSELSGSKYSTCSKWGKDGRPVSDWVESWLKLYIKSKDMDKIIEAVVPHIKKLNE from the coding sequence ATGGAATATGAAACATTTAATAAAACTCTCAAAGAATACGGATTAAACTTAAAACAGTTCTCCGAATTATCAGGCTCAAAATATAGTACTTGTAGTAAATGGGGAAAAGATGGAAGACCTGTAAGTGATTGGGTAGAAAGTTGGTTAAAGCTATATATCAAAAGTAAAGATATGGATAAGATAATTGAAGCTGTGGTGCCTCATATAAAAAAATTAAATGAGTGA
- a CDS encoding Fic family protein, with amino-acid sequence MKNTNKWIWQDKNYPNFSYDENKLQKILLDIKYYQGLLNGVYQNINKKDLALAKLEVLTTEALDTSAIEGEILNRASVRSSISNKLGIQTDTADKSDKRSDGLIDILLDATINNEKEFTLERLFGWHNALFPEGYNSITKINIATFRGNEDMQIVSGAIGKEKIHYIAPPRDILKKEMEVFLKWLNDDSNTSLIKAAIAHLWFVIIHPLDDGNGRITRAITDMILAKESKDTNKMYSVSNAIKNDRKNYYEVLEKTTTGNTDITLWLEWFLNTILTSLKNSKDNISYVLQKTKFWDKHRETLLNERQIKVLNKLLDIGVNNYEGGINTRKYAAITKISKITAARDIKDLVQKKCLLQKEDTAGRNISYSVFID; translated from the coding sequence ATGAAAAACACAAATAAATGGATATGGCAAGATAAGAACTATCCAAATTTTTCTTATGATGAAAATAAACTGCAAAAAATATTACTTGATATAAAATATTATCAAGGTTTATTAAATGGTGTATATCAAAATATAAATAAAAAAGATTTAGCCCTTGCAAAACTTGAAGTCTTAACAACTGAAGCACTTGATACCTCTGCAATAGAAGGTGAGATTCTAAATCGTGCTTCTGTACGATCATCGATATCTAATAAACTAGGAATCCAAACAGACACTGCTGATAAATCAGATAAAAGAAGTGATGGATTAATAGATATTTTATTGGATGCAACAATAAATAATGAAAAAGAATTTACACTTGAACGCTTATTTGGTTGGCACAATGCATTATTCCCAGAAGGATATAATTCAATAACAAAAATAAATATTGCAACTTTTAGAGGAAATGAAGATATGCAAATAGTCTCAGGAGCTATTGGAAAAGAAAAAATACATTATATTGCACCGCCAAGAGATATTTTAAAAAAAGAAATGGAAGTTTTTTTAAAATGGTTAAATGATGATTCAAATACATCTCTAATAAAAGCTGCAATTGCACATCTATGGTTTGTAATTATTCATCCTTTAGATGATGGGAATGGAAGAATAACAAGAGCTATTACAGACATGATATTGGCTAAAGAATCAAAAGATACCAATAAAATGTATTCTGTTTCAAATGCTATTAAAAATGATAGAAAAAACTATTATGAGGTCTTAGAAAAAACAACTACAGGAAATACTGATATCACTCTTTGGTTAGAGTGGTTTTTAAATACCATTCTAACGTCATTAAAAAATTCTAAAGATAATATCTCTTATGTATTACAAAAAACAAAGTTTTGGGACAAACACAGAGAAACACTTTTAAATGAACGACAAATAAAAGTCTTAAATAAACTCTTAGATATAGGAGTCAATAATTACGAAGGTGGCATAAATACAAGAAAATATGCAGCTATTACAAAAATAAGTAAAATTACAGCAGCAAGAGATATTAAAGACTTAGTACAAAAAAAATGTTTACTTCAAAAAGAAGATACAGCAGGTAGAAATATTTCTTATTCTGTTTTTATAGATTAG
- a CDS encoding GyrI-like domain-containing protein, translated as MKKDTKHARAQIINEALGYIYKYIDTNITLDELARLSSVSKYHFHRIFKEETGEKLFERIRAIRLQKAANLLISNRYSTISEIAFMCGYSSHSPFIKAFKKRFNLTPTQWKNGGYLNYSKKNLNIDSQINKDFYTLDPLIKVGKKRTCAYIRHKGYDISVKKTWQRLMAFAYEKKLQSAVQVGVFHDNPVITPYKDCQYIAAFEVDDSFISTNSISKVEIEESLCAVFHYKGVYGDVTKLMVYIYNFWLPNSGYEAKTLPAYAIYEKNHFLDNNKDFILDFYVPISVV; from the coding sequence ATGAAAAAAGATACCAAACATGCAAGAGCGCAAATAATCAATGAAGCCTTAGGCTATATTTACAAATATATTGATACGAATATCACTTTAGATGAACTAGCACGCTTAAGTAGTGTAAGTAAATATCATTTTCACAGAATATTTAAAGAAGAAACAGGTGAAAAACTTTTTGAGCGAATCAGAGCCATACGTTTACAAAAAGCAGCTAACCTTCTTATCTCTAACAGATATTCAACTATCAGTGAAATTGCATTTATGTGCGGTTATAGTTCCCATTCTCCTTTTATAAAAGCCTTTAAAAAAAGATTTAACCTTACTCCAACACAATGGAAAAATGGGGGCTATCTAAATTATTCAAAAAAGAATTTAAATATAGATTCACAAATAAATAAGGATTTTTATACGCTTGACCCTCTAATAAAAGTAGGCAAAAAAAGAACGTGTGCATATATTAGACATAAAGGTTACGATATCTCAGTTAAAAAAACATGGCAGCGTTTAATGGCATTTGCTTATGAAAAAAAGCTTCAAAGCGCTGTTCAAGTCGGAGTATTTCATGATAATCCGGTTATTACCCCCTATAAAGACTGCCAATATATAGCTGCTTTTGAAGTAGATGATTCGTTTATTTCTACGAATTCTATAAGTAAAGTTGAAATAGAAGAGTCTTTATGTGCTGTTTTTCATTATAAAGGTGTGTATGGAGATGTAACCAAATTAATGGTCTACATCTATAATTTTTGGTTGCCCAATAGTGGTTATGAAGCCAAAACCCTACCGGCTTACGCAATTTATGAAAAAAATCATTTTTTAGATAATAATAAAGATTTTATTCTAGATTTTTATGTTCCGATTTCTGTCGTTTAG
- a CDS encoding cache domain-containing protein, with protein sequence MEYKNEQQLLNVIKYALPSLVLLFSLIVTTFLYNKNKTDFESIQKNTEKEFIKQKKILIKEQIENLYDYIIQEQKDTEKNLKKTLIGRVHEAHTIIQNIYKEYQNTHTKKELTLMIRTTLKDIRFNNNRGYFFVYDKKATNIIHPLIPKLEGKNLINYKDTKGTFVLRESISLLKDKDESYQQWYWRKTKGDLREYKKIGFVKNIYELDWFLGTGEYVEDFSKDIQKKVLSQVEKLKFGNNSYFIVTDKNNNYLSHINKGLIGKNALQVLRDMNDSTSLEKIKKVITKKEGYLDLRFFKPDSTNASLKIIYFKTIPRWGWTISTGFYEDDMNILVDKEKEILTKNYNENLNSLLKVTSLFTLILLILSFYISRVIEQKFKSYNDSIKKHIEENKQQHDLLSQKSKLASMGEMMENIAHQWRQPLSVITTASSGIKVYKEMNLLSDKFLEEAISSITSSCHHLSQTIDDFSDFFKPDNEKNEFVLKNSIKKIYGLLSFQFKDYKIEIIENIEDISIMNSERGLLQVLLNILNNAKDALLHCENTKRYIFIDIYKKEDKVIIKIKDNANGIDEKIIKRVFEPYFTTKYKSQGTGIGLYMSQEIITRHMEGSLSVENISYEYKGSNFKGALFTIEFPLS encoded by the coding sequence ATGGAATATAAAAACGAACAACAATTATTAAATGTAATTAAATATGCATTACCTTCTTTGGTTTTATTATTTTCTCTTATTGTCACTACATTTTTATATAATAAAAATAAAACTGATTTTGAGAGCATTCAAAAAAATACTGAAAAAGAGTTCATTAAACAAAAAAAAATATTAATCAAAGAGCAAATAGAGAATCTTTATGACTATATAATTCAAGAACAAAAAGATACAGAAAAAAATCTAAAAAAAACGCTTATAGGGCGAGTTCACGAAGCGCATACTATCATACAAAATATCTACAAAGAATATCAAAATACTCATACAAAAAAAGAATTAACCTTAATGATCAGAACAACATTAAAAGATATTCGATTTAACAATAACAGGGGCTACTTTTTTGTCTATGATAAAAAAGCTACGAATATAATACACCCTCTTATTCCAAAACTAGAAGGTAAGAATCTGATAAATTACAAAGATACAAAAGGTACATTTGTATTAAGAGAATCTATCTCTTTGTTAAAAGATAAGGATGAATCCTACCAGCAATGGTATTGGAGAAAAACAAAAGGTGATTTAAGAGAATACAAAAAGATTGGTTTTGTAAAAAACATTTACGAACTGGATTGGTTTTTAGGAACAGGAGAATATGTAGAAGATTTTTCTAAAGATATACAAAAAAAAGTACTCTCACAAGTTGAAAAACTTAAATTTGGTAATAACAGCTATTTTATTGTTACAGACAAAAACAATAATTATTTAAGTCATATAAACAAAGGTTTAATAGGAAAAAATGCCTTACAAGTATTAAGAGATATGAATGATAGCACTTCACTTGAAAAAATAAAAAAGGTTATCACAAAAAAAGAGGGTTATCTTGATTTGCGTTTTTTTAAGCCAGACAGCACAAACGCATCTTTAAAAATAATATATTTTAAAACAATTCCTAGATGGGGATGGACTATAAGTACAGGTTTTTATGAAGACGATATGAATATTTTAGTTGATAAAGAAAAAGAAATTCTGACAAAGAACTACAATGAGAATTTGAACAGTCTGCTTAAAGTTACCTCTCTCTTTACCTTGATATTACTGATTCTATCTTTTTATATTTCAAGAGTAATTGAACAAAAATTCAAATCATATAATGACAGCATCAAAAAACATATTGAAGAAAATAAACAACAACATGACTTATTATCCCAAAAATCTAAGCTTGCATCTATGGGAGAGATGATGGAAAATATTGCCCATCAATGGCGACAACCTTTGTCTGTCATTACAACAGCTAGTAGCGGTATTAAAGTATATAAAGAGATGAATCTTTTAAGCGATAAATTCTTGGAAGAGGCTATTTCTAGTATCACTTCTTCTTGCCATCATTTATCTCAAACCATTGATGATTTTAGTGATTTTTTTAAGCCAGATAATGAAAAAAATGAGTTTGTTTTAAAAAACAGTATAAAAAAAATATACGGACTTCTTTCTTTTCAATTTAAAGACTATAAAATTGAAATTATTGAAAACATAGAAGACATATCTATTATGAATTCAGAGCGAGGACTATTACAAGTTTTATTAAATATATTGAATAATGCAAAAGATGCTTTGTTGCATTGTGAAAATACTAAACGATATATATTTATTGATATTTATAAAAAAGAAGATAAGGTCATTATAAAAATTAAAGACAATGCAAATGGAATAGATGAAAAAATTATCAAAAGAGTTTTTGAACCTTATTTTACTACAAAATATAAAAGCCAAGGAACAGGTATTGGTTTATATATGTCTCAAGAGATAATAACACGCCATATGGAAGGATCTTTAAGTGTAGAGAATATAAGTTACGAATATAAAGGAAGTAATTTTAAAGGTGCTTTGTTTACTATTGAGTTTCCCTTGTCCTAA
- the ilvD gene encoding dihydroxy-acid dehydratase: MRSDEIKKGVNRAPHRSLLRATGLKDDDFDKPFIGVANSFIELIPGHYFLDKVSIIIKDEIRKNGCVPFEFNTIGVDDGIAMGHDGMLFSLPSREIIANSIETVMHAHKLDAMICIPNCDKIVPGMIMGALRVNVPTIFVSGGPMSKGHTKDGTPIDLATAFEAVGKHEAGEMTDEELLDIECNACPSGGSCSGMFTANSMNTLMEAMGIALPGNGTILALTPEREVLYRKAARRICEIALNESDRKKFVLRNILNENAVRNAFAVDMAMGGSSNTVLHMLAIAREAEVDFKLKDINTISKRVSHIAKISPSLSTVHMEDIDDAGGVSAVMKEMSKRGDDILLDNLTITGETILEKIKDAYIKDTSIIHTIDNAYSPVGGLAILYGNLALEGAVIKTAGITGSRVITGKAVCFDGQAKAISGIVSGKVKAGDVVVIRYEGPKGGPGMQEMLSPTSLIMGMGLGDSVALITDGRFSGATRGASIGHVSPEAAEGGMIGLLEDGDEIHIDVDKYILEVRISDEEIAKRKAKFVPIKKKLKSRWLGQYRSLVTNASTGAMLKTDLY, from the coding sequence GTGAGAAGTGATGAAATAAAAAAAGGTGTCAACAGAGCACCACATAGGTCCCTATTAAGAGCAACAGGTTTAAAAGATGATGACTTTGATAAACCCTTTATTGGAGTTGCAAACTCATTTATTGAATTAATTCCAGGTCATTATTTTTTAGACAAAGTATCTATTATTATCAAAGATGAAATAAGAAAGAACGGTTGTGTACCTTTTGAGTTTAATACTATTGGAGTTGATGATGGTATTGCAATGGGACATGATGGAATGTTATTTTCTCTTCCTTCAAGAGAAATAATAGCCAATTCAATTGAAACAGTAATGCATGCACATAAATTAGATGCAATGATTTGTATTCCAAATTGCGATAAAATTGTACCAGGTATGATTATGGGGGCATTAAGAGTAAATGTTCCTACTATTTTTGTATCAGGTGGCCCTATGTCAAAAGGTCATACAAAAGATGGTACTCCTATTGATTTAGCGACTGCATTTGAAGCGGTTGGAAAACATGAAGCAGGTGAAATGACGGATGAAGAACTACTTGACATTGAGTGTAATGCATGTCCAAGTGGAGGTTCTTGTTCTGGTATGTTTACTGCTAATTCTATGAATACATTAATGGAAGCTATGGGAATAGCACTTCCTGGAAATGGAACAATTTTAGCTTTAACGCCTGAGAGAGAAGTATTATATAGAAAAGCGGCAAGAAGAATTTGTGAAATTGCTTTAAATGAAAGCGATAGAAAAAAATTCGTATTAAGAAATATCTTAAATGAAAATGCAGTAAGAAATGCTTTTGCTGTTGATATGGCTATGGGTGGATCTTCAAATACTGTACTTCACATGTTAGCAATTGCAAGAGAAGCAGAAGTTGATTTCAAATTAAAAGATATTAATACTATTTCAAAAAGAGTTTCTCATATTGCTAAAATTTCTCCTTCTTTATCTACTGTTCATATGGAAGATATAGATGATGCTGGTGGAGTAAGTGCTGTTATGAAAGAAATGTCAAAACGTGGAGATGATATCTTATTAGATAACTTAACTATCACAGGTGAGACTATTCTAGAAAAAATCAAAGATGCGTATATCAAAGATACAAGTATTATTCATACTATTGATAATGCTTACTCACCCGTTGGTGGATTAGCTATTTTATATGGTAACTTAGCGCTTGAAGGAGCTGTTATTAAAACAGCTGGAATTACAGGTTCAAGGGTAATTACAGGAAAAGCGGTTTGTTTTGATGGTCAGGCTAAAGCAATTTCTGGAATTGTAAGCGGAAAAGTAAAAGCTGGAGATGTAGTTGTTATTCGTTATGAGGGTCCAAAAGGAGGACCTGGGATGCAAGAAATGTTATCTCCTACTTCTTTGATTATGGGAATGGGTTTAGGTGACAGCGTAGCACTTATTACTGATGGTAGATTCTCAGGGGCAACTAGAGGTGCTTCAATTGGACATGTTAGTCCTGAAGCAGCTGAGGGTGGAATGATTGGTTTATTAGAAGATGGAGATGAAATTCATATTGATGTTGATAAATATATCTTAGAAGTTCGTATCAGTGATGAAGAAATAGCTAAAAGAAAAGCGAAATTCGTACCTATTAAGAAAAAACTTAAATCAAGATGGTTGGGTCAATATCGATCATTAGTAACCAATGCTAGCACAGGTGCTATGTTAAAAACAGATTTATATTAA
- a CDS encoding tyrosine-type recombinase/integrase, with the protein MANIDLLQDITIKKAKAQDKDYYLNDGGGLRLCVKKNANKIWEFRYTNKTTKKRRITTFESYPKVTLKNARDKRNEYLNLIAEDMDPIDYHKTKKQETVSDTKGMFKSVMYEWLEKESEHTQANTHKGKVRVFENDVFPFLRTKHIKDVNIDDIIKIIDLKKISAPEIASRLFNNMDNLFRYAVLKRYCDRNLLADIRKSDIIKARPVKNMPKISDEKILSELISLIYNYKGGYSLRNALKLVLHLPLRAENLCQLKWNYIDFNNKTLTIPRKEMKLKNINLDDFVLPLTDEVIVILKEQETIQTKYTHLKEFVFLGRDNDKAINKESPNRVLERLGFNDESRGRKIRLHGFRGTFRSMIDTLDTDNKFSFEVKERALDHHEKNEVARAYNHKANYIEQLKPLMNYWSDYIISLKSEIY; encoded by the coding sequence ATGGCTAATATTGACCTCTTACAAGACATTACTATCAAGAAAGCAAAAGCACAAGATAAAGACTACTATTTAAATGATGGTGGTGGATTAAGACTATGTGTGAAAAAGAACGCTAATAAAATATGGGAATTTAGATATACAAATAAAACAACTAAAAAAAGAAGAATAACAACTTTTGAAAGTTATCCCAAAGTTACGCTTAAAAATGCAAGAGATAAAAGAAACGAATACTTAAATCTAATTGCAGAAGATATGGACCCAATAGATTATCATAAGACCAAAAAACAAGAGACAGTATCAGATACAAAAGGTATGTTTAAATCTGTAATGTATGAATGGTTAGAAAAAGAAAGTGAACATACACAAGCTAATACACATAAGGGAAAAGTTAGGGTATTTGAAAATGATGTATTTCCCTTCTTAAGAACAAAACACATTAAAGATGTAAACATAGATGATATTATTAAAATTATCGACTTAAAGAAAATATCTGCTCCTGAGATTGCATCAAGACTTTTTAATAATATGGATAACTTATTTAGATACGCAGTACTTAAAAGATATTGTGATAGAAATTTATTAGCAGATATTAGAAAGTCCGATATTATCAAAGCAAGACCTGTTAAGAATATGCCTAAGATTAGTGACGAAAAAATACTAAGTGAATTAATCTCCTTAATATATAACTATAAAGGTGGATACAGTTTAAGAAATGCTTTAAAGCTTGTTTTACATCTACCTTTAAGAGCTGAAAATCTATGTCAATTAAAATGGAACTATATAGACTTTAACAATAAAACCCTAACAATCCCACGTAAAGAAATGAAACTAAAGAATATAAACTTAGATGATTTTGTTTTGCCTTTGACAGATGAAGTTATAGTAATACTCAAAGAACAAGAAACAATACAAACAAAATACACCCATTTAAAAGAGTTCGTTTTTTTAGGTAGAGATAACGACAAAGCAATAAATAAAGAAAGTCCAAATAGGGTATTAGAACGCTTGGGCTTTAACGATGAATCAAGAGGTAGAAAAATTAGACTTCATGGATTTAGAGGTACGTTTCGCTCTATGATAGATACTCTAGATACAGATAACAAGTTTAGCTTTGAAGTAAAAGAAAGAGCTTTAGATCATCATGAAAAAAATGAAGTAGCAAGAGCATATAATCATAAGGCTAATTACATAGAGCAGCTAAAGCCTTTAATGAATTATTGGAGTGATTATATTATAAGTTTGAAAAGTGAAATATATTAA
- a CDS encoding DUF4935 domain-containing protein: MATVIFLDTNIFENAKFSYNSKHMQDFLKRCEEDEIELKITDVVENEVQKRIRANIEDPLKGIKKAVFDIAFASLDISRGKHGFIETLITKLTEDFYTFINTNDVEIIESDYEIKELTSLYFLKKAPFTEQKKDEFPDAIILLTIDKYSNKNPSKTILTVSKDKSFSEYHADSEVKNFAQISEITSYLIENPDLPLTRLFEVSKNKIKEEIITYIKNNDRFVLFSYDSIHDVEVTEEVISNVVLKNLNITSYEEYASGYEIRLHADLLISFTLSATYADPDSIIYDREDNKDYSSLCTSVVEFDASISCDIALTIDNDEFDIEEIEYSENEFEFYLDDDSIVDTSYEYDEDF, from the coding sequence ATGGCTACAGTAATATTTTTAGATACAAATATCTTTGAGAATGCAAAATTTTCATATAACTCAAAACACATGCAGGATTTCTTAAAACGTTGTGAAGAAGATGAGATTGAATTAAAAATTACAGATGTTGTAGAAAATGAAGTACAAAAGAGGATAAGAGCAAATATAGAAGACCCATTAAAGGGGATAAAGAAAGCAGTCTTTGACATTGCTTTTGCCTCTTTGGATATATCAAGAGGAAAACATGGCTTTATTGAAACTCTTATTACAAAACTGACAGAAGATTTTTATACTTTCATAAACACGAATGATGTTGAAATAATAGAATCGGATTACGAAATTAAGGAATTAACGAGCCTATACTTTTTAAAAAAAGCTCCATTCACAGAGCAAAAAAAAGATGAGTTCCCCGATGCAATTATCTTATTAACAATAGACAAATATAGCAATAAAAATCCTTCAAAAACTATATTAACAGTTTCCAAAGATAAAAGCTTTAGTGAGTATCATGCAGATAGTGAAGTGAAAAACTTTGCACAAATTAGTGAAATAACAAGTTACCTAATTGAAAATCCAGATTTACCACTTACACGTTTATTTGAAGTTTCCAAAAATAAAATAAAAGAAGAAATCATTACTTACATAAAGAACAATGATAGATTTGTATTATTTAGTTACGATTCTATCCATGATGTAGAAGTTACTGAGGAGGTTATAAGTAATGTAGTTCTTAAAAATCTGAATATTACAAGCTATGAAGAGTATGCATCTGGATATGAAATTCGACTACATGCAGACTTGCTAATAAGCTTTACTCTAAGTGCTACTTATGCTGACCCTGATTCCATAATATATGATAGGGAGGACAATAAAGACTATTCAAGTCTTTGCACATCTGTAGTAGAATTTGATGCAAGCATTTCATGTGATATAGCTTTAACTATTGATAATGATGAGTTTGACATAGAGGAGATTGAATATAGTGAAAATGAATTTGAATTTTATTTAGATGATGATTCTATTGTAGATACTTCATATGAATATGACGAAGACTTCTAG
- a CDS encoding DUF1295 domain-containing protein: MKTKIYSYTLVFLQFFLILILLSINESIFSKPLSLVIFILGLSFGIYTLLFNKLSNFNISPLIKKDANLITNGAYKYIRHPMYFSVLLMLLAVVLREISSENIVLYLFLIVVLFLKAKKEEDLWMNENPQYMEYRKKTKMFIPFIL; this comes from the coding sequence ATGAAAACAAAAATATATTCTTACACTTTAGTATTTTTACAATTTTTCCTTATCCTTATCCTCTTAAGCATAAATGAATCCATTTTTTCAAAACCCCTCTCTCTTGTTATTTTTATACTGGGGCTAAGTTTTGGTATTTATACACTTTTGTTTAATAAATTATCCAATTTTAATATCTCCCCTTTAATAAAAAAAGATGCGAATTTAATTACAAATGGAGCCTATAAATATATACGTCATCCCATGTATTTTTCTGTTTTATTAATGTTATTAGCTGTTGTTTTAAGAGAGATAAGTTCAGAAAATATTGTCTTATATCTATTCTTGATTGTAGTTCTTTTTTTAAAAGCTAAAAAAGAGGAAGATTTATGGATGAATGAAAATCCACAATACATGGAATATAGGAAAAAAACGAAGATGTTTATTCCCTTTATTTTGTAA
- a CDS encoding Do family serine endopeptidase — MKNLTTTKLLLIGSLFATNIFAQSFSFDLATKNPQRIAPNTSNQILSFNNSIKDSLDSVVNISAKRTVSTQAGQLPLQMFKDPLFKKFFGEQFGNQFPKNRVQRSLGSGVIISKDGYIVTNYHVIQNADEITVSLSNSQKEYNAKLIGKDEGSDLAVIKIEEKNLTPIKFGYSDDLRIGDIIFAIGNPFGIGETVTQGIISALNKNKVGINKYENFIQTDASINPGNSGGALVDSRGALIGLNSAIISKSGGNNGIGFAIPVNMLKDVVQKLISDGKVTRGYLGVVIDDLSLSLAKVYSHKKGALVLDVAPDTPASKYGIKRGDLIYAINNKSIKDMKALQHTIAQFKPNSKIKLQIERNNKNIELSIILGNQNVIESISSNKTVLGGLKLSSINDNTIKQYRLSKTVKGALIKSVEPKSRAEKVGFLAGDVIIQIEDIEVTSIKNIKTALNKYKKRHKRVYINRYGQTLLLVIK; from the coding sequence ATGAAAAATCTAACTACTACAAAATTATTACTCATTGGCTCACTTTTTGCCACTAATATTTTTGCACAAAGTTTTAGTTTCGATTTAGCAACTAAAAATCCGCAAAGAATTGCACCCAATACTTCTAATCAAATTTTATCATTCAATAACAGCATAAAAGATTCTTTAGACTCAGTAGTCAATATCTCTGCTAAAAGAACTGTCTCTACTCAAGCAGGTCAATTACCACTACAAATGTTCAAAGATCCTTTATTTAAAAAATTCTTTGGAGAACAATTTGGAAATCAATTTCCCAAAAACAGAGTTCAGAGATCACTTGGTTCTGGAGTTATAATCTCAAAAGATGGATATATTGTTACCAATTATCATGTTATTCAAAATGCAGATGAAATTACAGTATCTTTATCAAACAGCCAAAAAGAATACAATGCAAAACTCATTGGAAAAGATGAAGGTTCTGATTTAGCTGTTATTAAAATTGAAGAAAAAAACCTTACTCCTATTAAATTCGGGTATTCAGATGATTTAAGAATTGGTGATATTATTTTCGCCATTGGAAATCCATTTGGAATTGGGGAGACTGTAACCCAAGGTATTATTTCTGCTTTAAATAAAAATAAAGTAGGTATAAATAAATATGAAAACTTTATTCAAACCGATGCTTCCATTAACCCAGGAAACTCAGGGGGCGCTCTTGTAGATTCAAGAGGTGCTCTAATTGGATTAAATTCTGCGATTATTTCAAAATCGGGTGGAAATAATGGTATTGGTTTTGCTATTCCTGTTAATATGCTAAAAGATGTGGTTCAAAAACTAATTAGCGATGGAAAAGTAACCAGAGGATATTTAGGGGTAGTAATTGATGATTTAAGTCTTAGTTTAGCAAAAGTTTATAGCCATAAAAAAGGTGCTTTAGTTTTAGATGTAGCGCCTGATACACCTGCTTCTAAATATGGAATAAAACGTGGCGATTTAATTTATGCTATTAACAATAAAAGCATTAAAGACATGAAAGCATTACAACATACTATTGCACAATTTAAGCCAAATTCAAAAATAAAACTTCAAATTGAGAGAAACAATAAAAACATTGAATTATCCATTATTTTAGGAAATCAAAATGTTATTGAAAGCATAAGTTCAAATAAGACTGTATTAGGGGGATTAAAACTCTCTTCAATAAATGATAATACTATTAAACAATACAGACTTAGTAAAACAGTAAAAGGCGCTTTAATTAAAAGTGTTGAACCAAAATCACGTGCAGAAAAAGTTGGATTTTTAGCAGGAGATGTTATAATCCAAATAGAAGATATTGAAGTTACTTCAATTAAAAATATAAAAACAGCCCTAAATAAATACAAAAAAAGACATAAAAGAGTTTATATTAACAGATATGGTCAAACACTTTTACTGGTTATAAAATAA